The nucleotide window CGTATTGCTTCTACCAAATCGGTAGGCACCGCAGCTCCCCCAACAATTAAAGTCTTAAAATTCGAAATTCTATCTATACACTTTCGCAACTGCAACGGCACCATTGCACAGAAATCATATTTTTTGTTAGGATCATAAACAGGTGAGCTTTCCGGTATTGTATAATCTAATTCTAAACCTAAAATCATAGCTCTTACAAACATAATTTTTCCAGAAATATATTTGGTTGGCAAACACTGAAGGGCAGTGTTTCCAGGTTCTAAACCAAAGAAATTACCTGAAGCAATTGCCGAGGCAACCAAAGATTGCTTAGGGACCGTGATTAGTTTTTGCGGACCTGTAGAACCAGAGGTATATAGCGTTATCAATTCCTTATTGTCTAACCAATCTAGAAGGAAATCTCCAATTGATTTTTCATTTTCGTCCCCCTCTTTTATAAAGCTATAGGCAACTTCATGTAAGGCGTCTCTATCGTAATTAATTCCGTTTAGACTGAATTTTAAGTGAATTTTATCATACTCTGGAACCATAGTGGTACAATCTTGGATATAAAATTTTTATACTATTTTTAGCCGGCTTAAGTTATTAAATTAATGCAAACATACTAAGACATCCCAAAGGAAATCATCTCCCTATGAAAAATTTTATCCTACTAACTATTATAATTCCATTTATTAGTTTTTCCCAAGACTTTAAAGACGAAGATTATATCTATTTAAAACGTCACGAGCATATTGCGGTTGACCTCGCAGGAAATAAATTCAATATTTCCAAAGACATTTCTGAACAGGCCGAATTTTTAACCGCTAGAAAGTTGTTCTTTGCTAATGAAACCATGTCTTATGACAGTTTTACAAAAATTGAAGACATAGATGCCTATACTTTAATTCCAGCTACTGGCAAAAAAATCCCTGTTGATTATATTGAAACCAAACGAGAATTTGACAATGGCATTTTTTATAGTGACCAGGAGTCTAAAACGTTTACCTTCCCAGCAGTTACTAAAGGTGCCATAACCAATCTATCTTATAAAGAAATTGTTTCCGACCCTCATTTTATGGGGATGTTTCGCTTTGGAACCTACGTACCAACCAAAGAGGCACAACTTTCTATAGAGTTTCCGAAAAATGTCAATATCGGTTATATAGATTTTAATACTGAAAAAATAAATCTCCAATTTGACAAAAAAGATTTGGGTGAAAAATACCTATATACTTGGTCTGTGGAAAATGTGGATGGTTTTCAAGGTGAGGACAAAAGTGAATCAGCCTTATATTATTTACCACATATAATTGTTTATATAAAAAGTTATGAATTGGATGGCACAACGCACACTGTTCTTAATGATGTATCCGATTTATACAAATGGTATACAACCTTGGTTGAACAAATCGATCATTCTTCTTCGGAAAAGGTTTATGCTATAGCTGACAACATTACATCCAAACTAAAAACTAAAAGAGAAAAAGCTCAGGCTATATTCGATTGGGTCCAAGGTAACATTACTTATGTTGCCTTTGAAGATGGTTTGGGAGGTTTTGTACCGAGAAGTGCTGCCAGTGTGTGCGACAAAAGATATGGCGATTGTAAGGATATGGCTAATTTACTTTTTGAAATGCTGAACCACGCCGGCATTGAAGCATATAGAACCTGGATAGGCACGAGAGACCGACAATATTCTTACCATCAAGTCCCCACACCAATAGTCGATAACCATATGATAACTACTGCCATCATAGATAAAGATACCATATTTTTAGATGCGACGGATAGTTACATACCATTTGGAATGCCTAGCTCCTTTACACAAACCAAGGAAGCTTTAATTGGTATCGATAAGGATAATTATAAAATTATAACAGTCCCTGCACAACCGGCTCAAAAAAGCGTAACAAGGGTTAACTGTTTGATGAATTTAGACGGTGAAACCCTAAAAGTGACAGAAACAAGAGATTTGTCGGGTTATGA belongs to Aegicerativicinus sediminis and includes:
- a CDS encoding AMP-binding protein encodes the protein MVPEYDKIHLKFSLNGINYDRDALHEVAYSFIKEGDENEKSIGDFLLDWLDNKELITLYTSGSTGPQKLITVPKQSLVASAIASGNFFGLEPGNTALQCLPTKYISGKIMFVRAMILGLELDYTIPESSPVYDPNKKYDFCAMVPLQLRKCIDRISNFKTLIVGGAAVPTDLVEAIRDLPTRIYETYGMTETVSHIALKALNGPDASDIFKVLEGVSLSVDDRSCLIINAQHLRQEPIVTNDLVELISDTEFRMIGRYDNIINSGGVKLNPEQIESKIQKYLPNRFFVASEPDTELGEKVILVIEGNEGEDYSKSLVDLDKFETPKKIYILKEFVETPTQKIDRSATLKLL
- a CDS encoding DUF3857 domain-containing protein, producing the protein MKNFILLTIIIPFISFSQDFKDEDYIYLKRHEHIAVDLAGNKFNISKDISEQAEFLTARKLFFANETMSYDSFTKIEDIDAYTLIPATGKKIPVDYIETKREFDNGIFYSDQESKTFTFPAVTKGAITNLSYKEIVSDPHFMGMFRFGTYVPTKEAQLSIEFPKNVNIGYIDFNTEKINLQFDKKDLGEKYLYTWSVENVDGFQGEDKSESALYYLPHIIVYIKSYELDGTTHTVLNDVSDLYKWYTTLVEQIDHSSSEKVYAIADNITSKLKTKREKAQAIFDWVQGNITYVAFEDGLGGFVPRSAASVCDKRYGDCKDMANLLFEMLNHAGIEAYRTWIGTRDRQYSYHQVPTPIVDNHMITTAIIDKDTIFLDATDSYIPFGMPSSFTQTKEALIGIDKDNYKIITVPAQPAQKSVTRVNCLMNLDGETLKVTETRDLSGYDKVEFVSKYTFAKGDTSLEEFLNTTLALGNNKTNYTNITQDNFDNKEAPLKISYDLNINNYAKTIGDKIYLNLNIDKTLSNSNVDLQTRKYSKKIDHKFKKIFNTEFQLPAGYKVSDLPEPSTYDHEDYSFNISYKQEDGKVIQEKTLIINTLSIENDNFGSWNEFIKSLIKAYKKSIIIEKI